A section of the Nitrososphaerota archaeon genome encodes:
- a CDS encoding HD domain-containing protein, protein MDQACLKATLENSKSLFEFILKLKTIPRAGWQKKLGIARPESVADHTYSVAAIAMVLSDAKKLDTGKILKMAILHDLAESITGDLTPEDCPKTKKIRLENSAMKKILSYLDVKTQKQYWTIWMQYQKNSTREARLLHDVDKLEMALQARVYSKSYQKKKLEPFFDSAKIHILDSDVKKLLEKIS, encoded by the coding sequence ATGGATCAGGCCTGCTTGAAGGCGACACTCGAAAATTCTAAATCCCTCTTTGAATTTATTTTAAAACTAAAGACGATTCCTAGGGCTGGTTGGCAAAAAAAGCTTGGAATTGCTCGACCAGAATCGGTAGCAGACCATACATATTCGGTTGCTGCAATTGCAATGGTATTATCGGATGCCAAAAAACTAGATACTGGAAAAATCCTCAAAATGGCAATACTCCACGATCTAGCAGAGTCCATAACTGGGGATTTGACGCCGGAAGACTGTCCAAAAACTAAAAAAATCCGACTGGAAAATTCCGCAATGAAAAAAATTCTATCATATCTGGATGTAAAAACGCAAAAACAATACTGGACTATCTGGATGCAATACCAAAAAAATTCTACACGTGAGGCAAGACTGCTTCATGATGTGGATAAGCTGGAAATGGCACTTCAAGCCAGAGTCTACTCTAAATCATACCAAAAGAAGAAACTGGAGCCGTTTTTTGATTCTGCAAAAATACACATTTTGGATTCTGATGTCAAAAAACTATTAGAAAAAATATCATAG
- a CDS encoding integrase: MKKYQDVLITSAMAKITILKQIKTLYYLTKFYGKDWDKFSKEDSVKLVSQIMQYYSRTGQETNTTFDFKKILKLFVRWINTGQRLKADNDLPDPESIR; encoded by the coding sequence TTGAAAAAATACCAAGATGTTCTAATTACTTCGGCCATGGCAAAAATTACCATACTAAAACAGATCAAAACCCTCTATTATCTAACAAAGTTTTATGGTAAAGATTGGGATAAATTCTCCAAAGAGGATTCAGTAAAGCTGGTTTCTCAAATAATGCAGTATTATTCTAGAACTGGACAGGAAACTAACACAACTTTTGACTTCAAAAAGATTCTCAAGTTATTTGTCAGATGGATAAACACAGGACAGAGGCTAAAGGCAGACAATGATTTGCCTGACCCGGAATCTATCCGAT
- a CDS encoding hydrolase, translated as MSTQKKDELIIAQNELIGILFEIIKRFQANHTLDDEYFQIISGNPGEFSRKRLDEILSEREENSKTISKLLEKIEP; from the coding sequence ATGTCGACACAGAAAAAAGATGAACTCATCATTGCACAAAACGAGCTAATCGGCATATTATTTGAGATAATCAAAAGATTTCAGGCAAACCATACCCTAGATGATGAATATTTCCAGATAATCTCAGGTAACCCGGGAGAATTTAGCAGAAAAAGATTGGATGAGATTTTATCGGAAAGAGAAGAAAACAGCAAGACAATATCGAAATTGCTGGAGAAAATCGAGCCTTAG
- a CDS encoding cob(I)yrinic acid a,c-diamide adenosyltransferase, which translates to MKIYTKTGDDGTTGLQGGTRISKSNLRIRAYGTVDEINSVLGIILTQNLDSEIKSLLVQIQNELFIAGSDLSNPDLSDQKTRITESMILNLESHIDRFESELKPLTNFILPGGNTVAAFLHLARTTTRRAETISVELSKKETTNISCQKYLNRLSDLFFVMARLANKRTDTPDVIWKP; encoded by the coding sequence TTGAAAATCTATACAAAGACAGGCGACGACGGGACAACTGGCTTGCAGGGAGGCACAAGAATATCAAAGTCAAATCTTCGAATCCGAGCATATGGGACAGTAGATGAAATCAACTCGGTTTTAGGCATAATTCTCACACAAAATCTAGACTCTGAAATAAAATCACTGCTAGTACAAATCCAAAACGAGCTTTTTATCGCAGGCTCGGATCTATCGAACCCAGATCTATCAGACCAAAAAACTCGAATCACAGAATCCATGATACTAAACTTAGAATCACACATCGACAGGTTTGAATCAGAATTAAAACCGCTTACAAACTTTATTCTGCCCGGAGGTAACACAGTTGCGGCATTTTTGCATCTTGCTCGAACCACGACAAGGCGGGCAGAGACTATTTCTGTGGAATTATCAAAAAAAGAAACAACGAACATTTCCTGCCAAAAATACCTAAACCGATTATCCGATCTTTTCTTTGTGATGGCCCGCTTGGCAAACAAGCGTACCGACACGCCAGACGTAATTTGGAAGCCATAA